A genomic stretch from Mus pahari chromosome 6, PAHARI_EIJ_v1.1, whole genome shotgun sequence includes:
- the Znf593 gene encoding zinc finger protein 593 has translation MGRSRRTGAHRAHSLARQMKAKKXRPDLDEIHRELRPQGLPRPKPERDAEPDPDLPGGGLHRCLACARYFIDSANLKTHFRSKDHKKRLKQLSVEPYSQEEAERAAGMGSYVQPQRLGVPTEVSTDIPEMDTST, from the exons ATGGGTCGCTCTCGGCGGACCGGCGCGCACCGAGCACATTCCTTAGCCCGCCAGATGAAGGCCAAGAAGNGGCGGCCGGATCTGGATGAGATTCATCGCGAGCTGAGGCCGCAGGGGCTCCCGCGGCCCAAGCCCGAGCGGGACGCAGAGCCCGACCCGGACCTGCCAGGGGGCGGCCTGCACCGCTGTCTGGCTTGCGC GAGGTACTTCATCGATTCAGCCAACCTGAAAACCCACTTCCGATCCAAAGACCACAAGAAAAG GCTGAAGCAGCTGAGTGTCGAACCCTACAGTCAGGAAGAGGCTGAGAGGGCAGCAGGCATGGGCTCGTATGTGCAACCCCAGCGGCTGGGCGTGCCCACGGAAGTGTCCACTGATATCCCGGAGATGGACACGTCCACCTGA